CTTGGTGGTCATCTGAAGTGTTTTGCTGCTGTTCTTGATGATCTCCTAGTTTCCTTATTTAAGGACCTGAAATCAAGAAGGTGCAGATCTCCCCCAACCAGCCAGCAGTTTTCAGAgatcttttagggttttgttcaaCCCCCTAACCCCTCTACTCGATCCAGGTTTGGCCCCATTCTGAGCCTCCACTTCCAACCGCAGGTTTCCCTAATTCTGACCTGGCCAAGACCCATTTCTATTGGTTTCTGTACTGGTTTCTGTTGCTGGTTtattctctataattatttgggattattttctgtttcttgttTCCCTTGTTTTCTACCCctatttcttgattcttttaagACTGATTTGAGGGTTAGATTTGAATTGGTTTGGGCTTTAACATTTTGGGAGTACTGTTACCTCGTGTAACCTACGTCTACATTAGGAATACTTTTAggtttcaatttaaaaattGTAACCGAATATAATTAGTTTCTGTGTGATTATTGTCTTGTTCATCACGAATCTAACCATGAAAAAACCGTTAGAACCGAAATGGGTGACACCCTTGCGTCAAACCTTGATTTCCCGTTGTTTTTCTGCAGGAAACAACATTAGGAGTAATTTTCCTCGCCTTCTCTGTCATGATTGATTGCATCTGTCTATCCATGAGATGGACAATAAGTTAGGGTTTACATGTTCCTGTTTCATGATGTTCTACATCCTTtacacctttactttttgtgCTTTGATTCTCCAGAGCTCTCACAATGGCTGCGATCTACAGCCTTTTCATCATTAACAAATCTGGGGGTCTGATATTCTATAAGGTAATTCCTTGACCCCTTGTATCCCCCCAAAAAAGTCCTAAAACATAACCCCCCTTTTGGGTAATAGTTTACTTTTGTTAATAGATATCTTGAGtaaaatttctttcttcattttaggATTATGGATCCACTGGGCGGATGGATACGAATGACAGCTTGCGATTGGCGAGTTTATGGCATTCCATGCATGCGATCTCTCAACAGTTATCTCCGACTGCGGGTTGCTCAGGAATTGAACTCCTCGAGGCTGACACTTTTGACCTTCATTGCTTCCAGTCACTCACAGGTACATCCTCCATACCTTCACATTGGATCATACAGAAGTTCTAGGACACAAGCTTCTTGAATATACTCTGCCCTCCAGAGTTTCTTAATAGTATTTTCAGCCTCTTGTACTCTgaaactataaaataaaataaaacaaagcatcttattctcaaagattgatgCATCATCTGAGGAGTTTCAGATGTCTTTTAAAAACCCGTTGAAGGGAGTGCCTGTTCTGTCGATATTGGAAGTAACCCTCAGCCACGGCTTGGAGGTCGGCCACGCCCTCTATTACTTCATGGAATGATAGATGGGAGTAGAGGAGGATGAGTTGGTAttgaaaaaaggagagagagaatttaggagattaagaagataagatagtgagaggaAGAGTCGTTTGATCATAATAGTCATCCCTCAACTATTGCTCACCTTTCTTAAATACACATCATCAACCCATGTCCAAGTAACTTCTAATTTAAAATCCCACTTCCACTAAACCACCCACAATGTGATAACAGACTACCTACTCCCCACTTCTTAAGTAATTACACCCACATCTACTGACTACATAATTATTCTATGTAATATTGTAATAAGATGTAACCACCGTTACACATAGCATATGGACAACACCCTAACAGCCTTGCCATAGCAACCACAGATCTGCCGAacacacccccccacccccccaaaaaaagaagaaacactaGTCTCCTATCGCAGGCTGGTGCTGGTAGTTGCCATTGATTCCTTTCAAAGTTTTAATTCAAAATGGCACAACTCTTGTCAGAAAAATTCCGTTGTGTAATTCAGAGACTGTAGTAACTCTAGAAAACTTGACAAGCAAATGAGAGCTATCCCTGACTTCAAGTTAGAGTATGATGTTCATAATGTTgtggcaagaaaaaaaatacttagaACAGGGTTGATTTTTAGGTGGTACTCACTGTAGGTCTAGTGGGTCCTTTTTGCCAAAGTAGGGTTGTAGAGGAGTATCCCATGttgttttgtttcctttttcctttatttcattCACTTTTATTTTGCAAACTTGTCCATCACAGGTCCATGTAACcaactccatttagttgggataaggctttgttgttgttgttgtcgttgtCGTTGTCAGAATTAATTTGAGTTGCGACAGCCTGAATGTGGAGATATACGGGAATAAAAAATGCTTTTGcaattgattttcctttttagatggttgAGTTAAAGTTGATTTGGGCTCTGGTTTTTGGTGTTGGTGTCGAATTCCCTTTCTCATAAGGGTACTGATGCTTTGAAACCTCTAGATTCTGATGAATCTCTATAAACACATGAACATGGGCTATCCTTTTATACCTATTAACTACCTTAGCAGGTCCTGTAAACTAACAAAGGCACTTAGACCTTATGCGTCAACTACCCTAAAACCTGCTCATTTATTCACAACAATTTATCTGCCATTTTTCTGATTTATCCACTGAAAAATCCAAATCTTATCTCAAATTTGCCCAAATCCATAACCTTGAACACTTTTACCATGATGTATCCATCTCCCAAGAATGTACTGCATAAAGTACTGCTAGCTATCTGTGAGAAATGTGTTGACTTTTTTCTACTGGATGGGCGTCGCCTAGGCACCTTGTTGGTAATGCCTTAATTTTTTACCCCTCTCGGCTCTCTTGGTTCGCCTAgcgctttgacaactatggttgagaTTTTGGTGGTTCTGTGTCAAGATCCTTCTTTAGTTGCTCCTGGGTGATTTCCCACAGAAAAGACAATTTCATATCATCCTGTAGTTTCTAGGATTGCCATGTCAACCGCCTCATAACTTTGTTTAATTCTGATGTTCATATCTGTCCTCGTTAGGTAGGTGAAAAGGAGAGggattttttgttcattttgttcTCTTGGTTTTGATAGGTGAGGTACATATTTTTATATTAGGGAGAGGGATAAGCACACCGCCTGTGTGCAGTAAGCTAGCGGGTCCCACCAATGGGGTGCAGGAGCATCAGAGCATCATACAAGAGGGGCAGGAGGTCATTTCAAAGAGGGGGGGCAGAAGAGATAGCTAGCTTATGGTACTCCGGCAGagtgcccagccttttccctttaTATCATTACAGAAAAGAAATAACAATAAATTGGTTTTAAgacttgaattgaatttggcAGAATTTGTCAGTTCGGCTAAGATCCTAATTAATACTGATTCTGCATGTATCCAATTCAGAGTGAATGCAGGATGATTCATTTTGGAATCCATGGATACTGATTTTGTATCCAATTTGGAGTTTAAATCTTGAGGACAATTGATGGGAATTGTTTGCTTTGTGTAAATGTTGCAGGAACGAAGTTTTTTGTAGTTTGTGAACCTGGAACACAGCACATGGATGGGCTCTTGAAAATGATATACGAACTGTACACGGATTATGTCTTGAAAAATCCCTTCTATGAGATGGAGATGCCTATACGGTGTGAACTCTTTGACATTAACCTTTCACTGGCAATCCAGAAGGATCGTGTTGCATTGTTGGGACGATGAACCtcatgatttattattattattattattattattttgagggTGTCATCTAGTTCATACAGTTCGTTAAATGTTTTGCTTTTTATTCCAGCATTTGCTCGGATTGATTATAGTGCaattccatttctttcttatGGGTGCGACTTGCGACTGATGAATCATGAATTGTGGTGGTGTTGAgttcattttgtttctttttttttttcaaaatttcaataagATCACGCATATGATTACATCGGATGCAATGCCAATGCCAAACAGAGACATTAGAATTCAGAGAGGAGAAATGATCTCATTGATAATCAGAAAAATATTGCCTTCTAATGGTCGGATTGAGTTCAGAGCATGATACTCACCAATTTGGCTCCAAAAAACACACACACGCACTCCTACAGGAAAGCTTTGGAAGTTTGAATGCATAAAATTtgggttaaaagaaaaaacccaagCCTCTGAGAAGCTTCATATTTCCGTTGTTTAGTTGTTTAGTGCCAATTGTTTAGTTGTTAGTGCCAATGATAAGGGTCCAGGGCATTAAAATGGGAAACAGATGAGGATCAGCTCCTTGTAGATCTTGGAATACACAAGCCAGACCAAGTCAAGAAATAAACAACTACAAACCATTCGTCGGATATGGTGAATGTAGAAATGACGATGCTATGTTTGGtagtggagaagagaagaaaaatagtaagaaaaaaaaaaacataataagacaaaaattatGATAACAC
This Macadamia integrifolia cultivar HAES 741 chromosome 10, SCU_Mint_v3, whole genome shotgun sequence DNA region includes the following protein-coding sequences:
- the LOC122091353 gene encoding trafficking protein particle complex subunit 4, whose product is MAAIYSLFIINKSGGLIFYKDYGSTGRMDTNDSLRLASLWHSMHAISQQLSPTAGCSGIELLEADTFDLHCFQSLTGTKFFVVCEPGTQHMDGLLKMIYELYTDYVLKNPFYEMEMPIRCELFDINLSLAIQKDRVALLGR